A genomic segment from Nocardia cyriacigeorgica GUH-2 encodes:
- a CDS encoding branched-chain amino acid transporter permease, with the protein MPDTGYLLAVLAMVFSITFALRAVPFAVLKPLRRSHLVRTLAVWMPGGILAILAATSLHTSIADDGAALYALLAVAVTVAVHLGFGRRTLLSVGIGTGVYVVLLNLL; encoded by the coding sequence ATGCCTGACACCGGCTACCTGCTCGCCGTCCTGGCGATGGTCTTCTCGATCACCTTCGCGCTGCGCGCGGTCCCGTTCGCGGTGCTGAAACCGCTGCGGCGTTCGCATCTGGTGCGCACGCTCGCGGTGTGGATGCCCGGTGGCATTCTCGCGATCCTGGCCGCCACCTCCCTGCACACCAGCATCGCCGACGACGGCGCGGCACTGTATGCGCTGCTCGCGGTGGCGGTGACCGTCGCGGTCCATCTGGGCTTCGGGCGCCGCACCCTGCTCAGCGTCGGTATCGGTACCGGCGTGTATGTCGTTCTGCTCAATCTGCTCTGA
- a CDS encoding thioesterase family protein, producing the protein MTDSDDHRSYFRRIGPQRFAPTVHTGGAWRADEQHFSPLGGLIVHAIETARARDNRPGLAMSRITFEILGQIGRDEFDIEVRTTRPGRTIELTEATVVIAGRPVVSARAWLLAEQDTSAVTGGEPDRLPAPESLEPWPFGELWTGGYIASIDVRTTAPPQPGRTTAWISTPIALVEGETSSALADFVALVDTANGIAVRQDPTKWMFPNVDLSIHFYRQPEGSWTGLDTTVVFGERGQGLTTTVLHDVHGPVGQAQQILTVRPLEG; encoded by the coding sequence ATGACCGATTCGGACGATCATCGCAGCTACTTCCGCCGCATCGGTCCGCAGCGATTCGCGCCGACCGTGCACACCGGCGGCGCGTGGCGAGCCGACGAACAGCATTTCAGCCCGCTCGGCGGCCTGATCGTCCACGCCATCGAAACCGCCCGGGCCCGCGACAACCGGCCGGGCCTGGCGATGAGCCGGATCACCTTCGAGATCCTCGGACAGATCGGTCGCGACGAGTTCGACATCGAGGTCCGCACCACCCGGCCGGGCCGCACCATCGAACTCACCGAGGCCACCGTCGTCATCGCGGGACGTCCCGTGGTCAGTGCCCGGGCCTGGCTGCTCGCCGAGCAGGACACCAGCGCCGTCACCGGCGGCGAGCCCGACCGGCTGCCCGCGCCCGAATCGCTCGAGCCCTGGCCCTTCGGCGAGCTGTGGACCGGCGGCTACATCGCCTCCATCGACGTCCGCACGACCGCGCCGCCCCAGCCCGGCCGCACGACCGCCTGGATCTCCACCCCGATCGCACTGGTGGAAGGAGAAACCAGCAGCGCGCTGGCCGACTTCGTCGCGCTCGTCGACACCGCCAACGGCATCGCGGTCCGTCAAGACCCCACCAAATGGATGTTCCCGAACGTCGACCTCTCGATCCACTTCTACCGTCAACCAGAGGGTTCGTGGACGGGACTCGACACGACGGTCGTCTTCGGCGAGCGCGGGCAAGGTCTGACCACGACCGTGCTCCACGACGTTCACGGCCCGGTCGGCCAGGCGCAGCAGATTCTCACGGTGCGTCCGTTGGAGGGATAG
- the trxA gene encoding thioredoxin has translation MTHGNAVTTVTDATFANEVLRSELPVLVDFTSDHCGPCRMITPVLAEVAAQNPQLKVVTLDVDANPQVSAAYGVLAMPTLMVFRDGEQAKRLVGARSKRRLLDELADVI, from the coding sequence ATGACACACGGCAATGCGGTGACCACGGTGACGGATGCGACGTTCGCGAACGAGGTTCTGCGGTCCGAACTTCCGGTGCTGGTCGACTTCACCTCCGACCACTGCGGCCCCTGCCGGATGATCACCCCGGTGCTCGCGGAGGTGGCCGCGCAGAACCCGCAGCTGAAGGTCGTGACGCTCGACGTGGACGCCAACCCGCAGGTCAGCGCGGCCTACGGGGTGCTGGCGATGCCGACCCTGATGGTGTTCCGCGATGGTGAACAGGCGAAGCGGCTGGTCGGCGCGCGGTCCAAGCGCAGGCTGCTGGACGAGCTCGCCGACGTCATCTGA
- a CDS encoding MmcQ/YjbR family DNA-binding protein, whose product MSATGDDVRAFALSLPETAEQFTWGMPTFRVAGKLFLTLPEAETSMAVRCPVIERDELVVAEPAKFWIAAHEAGNPWVRVRLAALDDREEMEAIVTDSWRQAAPRELLGDAE is encoded by the coding sequence ATGAGTGCCACCGGCGACGATGTCCGCGCCTTCGCTTTGTCCTTACCGGAGACCGCGGAGCAGTTCACCTGGGGTATGCCGACATTCCGGGTTGCGGGCAAGCTGTTTCTCACGCTGCCGGAGGCGGAAACTTCCATGGCGGTCCGCTGTCCCGTCATCGAACGCGACGAACTCGTCGTCGCCGAGCCCGCCAAGTTCTGGATCGCCGCGCATGAGGCCGGGAACCCCTGGGTGCGTGTGCGATTGGCCGCCCTCGACGATCGCGAGGAAATGGAGGCCATCGTCACCGACTCCTGGCGTCAGGCCGCGCCGCGCGAGCTGCTGGGGGACGCGGAGTGA
- the glsA gene encoding glutaminase A, whose product MDLDVEGIEQAVSTGALPGWDRVEKLVGAAYERYLPLRAGAVADYIPVLAEADPELFGIAVAEVNGDLHTAGAADAQFSIQSIAKAFVYALVCDALGHEAVLDRVGVNNTGLAFNSVIAIELNDGHPMNPMVNAGALATTAMVPGATPAEQWERIRSGLSRFAGRPLDLDGAVYHSEMLTNQRNKAIARLLESYGRIEIDPLEVVDVYTRQCSLRVDARDLAIMGATLADGGVNPVTHERVVSAQVCRDTLAVLAATGMYERSGEWLFEIGLPAKSGVAGGIVAIAPGKGAIGTYSPRLDSAGNSERGIRATAYLSRTLGLNIFASDVHDQRGATA is encoded by the coding sequence ATGGACCTGGACGTCGAGGGAATCGAGCAAGCCGTATCGACCGGCGCGCTGCCGGGCTGGGACCGGGTGGAAAAGCTGGTCGGGGCGGCCTACGAACGCTACCTGCCGTTGCGGGCCGGAGCCGTCGCCGACTACATCCCGGTCCTCGCCGAAGCCGACCCCGAGCTGTTCGGCATCGCGGTCGCGGAGGTCAACGGCGATCTGCACACCGCGGGCGCGGCTGACGCCCAGTTCAGCATCCAATCGATCGCCAAGGCGTTCGTCTACGCGCTGGTCTGCGACGCGCTCGGACACGAAGCGGTGCTCGACCGGGTCGGGGTGAACAACACCGGCCTGGCATTCAATTCGGTGATCGCCATCGAACTCAACGACGGCCACCCGATGAACCCGATGGTCAACGCCGGTGCGCTGGCGACGACAGCGATGGTGCCCGGCGCCACCCCCGCCGAGCAGTGGGAACGCATCCGCTCGGGGCTGTCCCGATTCGCTGGACGCCCGCTCGATCTGGACGGCGCGGTCTACCACTCGGAGATGCTGACCAATCAGCGCAACAAGGCCATCGCCCGGCTGCTGGAAAGCTACGGCCGCATCGAGATCGACCCGCTCGAGGTGGTCGACGTCTACACCCGGCAGTGCTCACTCCGGGTCGACGCCCGCGATCTGGCGATCATGGGTGCGACCCTGGCCGACGGCGGGGTGAACCCGGTGACCCACGAACGCGTCGTCTCCGCGCAGGTCTGCCGGGACACACTGGCGGTACTGGCGGCCACGGGCATGTACGAGCGGTCCGGCGAGTGGTTGTTCGAGATCGGTCTGCCGGCCAAATCCGGGGTCGCGGGCGGCATCGTCGCCATCGCGCCGGGTAAGGGCGCCATCGGCACCTATTCGCCGCGCCTGGATTCGGCGGGCAACAGCGAACGAGGCATCCGCGCGACCGCCTATCTGTCGCGCACGCTCGGCCTGAACATCTTCGCGTCCGACGTCCACGATCAGAGGGGTGCTACCGCATGA
- a CDS encoding MFS transporter, whose product MTTESADTATTPERASWLPMVGLFFAQILMSFNVAALPISLGGMVDDFDVAPTVVSSTIVVYGLAVAALVMVGGKLGQRIGWVMIFRVVVATFGVSAIMMIISPSVGWAIAAQGVAGASAAIIVPALVALIAENYHGDQQATAIGSLGSARAISGVSAFLIGGALGSLVGWRPVFGIVLVLAVVVFAFSFTLRSDDGDASIEIDLVAAALIGAGIVLLTIGFNNLNAWGVFFADPKAPFDLLGVSPAPVLIVLGIMLGQAFLVWTRRRMRDGKAPLIDLSVLGSSRERAAVYAMFIVVALEAALIFTVPLYIQIVQGRSPFDTSLAMMPFNLTVFITAMLVVRFYKRFTPRVIGMFSFTLTTAALIWLAYVVTNNWETVPTIFGLIVFGIGQGALVTLVFNVLVTAAPKKLAGDVGSLRGTTQNLASAVGTAVVGAMLVTILSFVVGRELIDNVELPDSLIAQIDLDNVNFVSNDRLREVLERTDATPEQVDAAVAVNEDVRLRTLKFGLLILAGISATAIVPASRLPDYRPGEIPDPSPEKE is encoded by the coding sequence ATGACCACCGAATCGGCCGATACCGCAACCACACCCGAGCGCGCGTCCTGGCTGCCCATGGTCGGACTGTTCTTCGCGCAGATCCTGATGTCGTTCAACGTTGCCGCGCTGCCCATTTCGCTGGGCGGCATGGTCGACGACTTCGACGTCGCACCGACGGTGGTGAGTTCGACCATCGTGGTCTACGGCCTGGCAGTGGCCGCCCTGGTCATGGTCGGCGGCAAGCTCGGCCAGCGGATCGGCTGGGTGATGATCTTCCGAGTGGTCGTGGCGACCTTCGGCGTCTCGGCGATCATGATGATCATATCGCCGTCGGTCGGCTGGGCGATCGCCGCCCAAGGTGTGGCCGGAGCCTCGGCGGCGATCATCGTGCCCGCGCTGGTGGCCTTGATCGCGGAGAACTACCACGGTGATCAGCAGGCCACGGCCATCGGTTCGCTCGGCTCCGCCCGCGCCATCTCCGGGGTGAGCGCGTTCCTCATCGGTGGCGCGCTCGGCAGCCTCGTCGGCTGGCGCCCGGTATTCGGCATCGTGCTGGTACTGGCGGTGGTGGTGTTCGCGTTCAGCTTCACCCTGCGTTCCGACGACGGCGATGCGAGTATCGAGATCGATCTGGTCGCGGCCGCGCTCATCGGCGCCGGAATCGTGCTGCTCACCATCGGTTTCAACAACCTGAACGCTTGGGGTGTGTTCTTCGCCGACCCGAAGGCGCCGTTCGACCTGCTCGGCGTCTCACCCGCACCGGTGCTGATCGTGCTCGGCATCATGCTCGGGCAGGCGTTCCTCGTCTGGACGCGCCGGCGGATGCGCGACGGTAAGGCGCCGCTGATCGACCTGTCGGTGCTGGGCAGCTCCCGCGAGCGCGCCGCGGTCTACGCGATGTTCATCGTGGTGGCGCTGGAAGCGGCGTTGATCTTCACCGTCCCGCTCTACATCCAGATCGTGCAGGGGCGCTCCCCGTTCGACACGTCGCTGGCGATGATGCCGTTCAACCTCACGGTGTTCATCACCGCGATGCTGGTGGTGCGGTTCTACAAGCGGTTCACCCCGCGCGTGATCGGGATGTTCTCGTTCACCCTCACCACGGCCGCGCTGATCTGGCTGGCCTACGTGGTCACCAACAACTGGGAAACCGTGCCGACGATTTTCGGGCTCATCGTGTTCGGCATCGGACAGGGCGCGCTGGTGACGCTGGTGTTCAACGTGCTGGTCACCGCCGCGCCGAAGAAGCTGGCAGGCGACGTCGGCTCGCTGCGCGGGACCACCCAGAACCTGGCCTCGGCAGTCGGCACCGCGGTCGTCGGCGCCATGCTGGTGACCATCCTGAGCTTCGTGGTCGGCCGCGAACTCATCGATAACGTCGAACTACCGGATTCGCTGATCGCGCAGATCGACCTGGACAACGTCAATTTCGTCAGCAACGACCGGCTGCGCGAGGTGCTCGAACGCACCGACGCCACACCGGAACAGGTCGACGCCGCCGTCGCGGTGAACGAGGACGTGCGGCTGCGCACCCTCAAATTCGGGCTGCTGATCCTCGCCGGCATCAGCGCGACGGCGATCGTGCCGGCGAGCCGGCTGCCCGACTACCGCCCGGGCGAAATCCCGGACCCGTCACCGGAGAAGGAGTGA
- a CDS encoding O-methyltransferase, translating to MTNAEWGAVDRYLVETVVGDADADVLEANAAAGLPAIDVSPAQAKFLHLIARTMGARQVLEIGTLGGYSTLWLARAVGPQGRVVTMEYEPKHAEVARANLDRKGVGEWVDIRVGAALESLPVLEQEGPDPFDLVFIDADKVNNANYVRWGLRLTRPGSVIIVDNVVRGGKITNGHSEDAAVRASREVLELMDSEPRLDATALQTVGSKGWDGFAFALVTA from the coding sequence ATGACGAATGCCGAGTGGGGCGCGGTCGACCGGTACCTGGTGGAGACGGTGGTGGGCGATGCCGATGCGGACGTGCTGGAGGCCAACGCGGCCGCCGGTCTGCCCGCCATCGACGTCTCCCCCGCGCAGGCGAAGTTCCTGCACCTGATCGCGCGCACGATGGGCGCGCGACAGGTGTTGGAAATCGGCACGCTCGGCGGATACAGCACCCTGTGGCTGGCGCGGGCCGTCGGACCGCAGGGCCGGGTCGTCACGATGGAGTACGAGCCGAAGCACGCCGAGGTGGCGCGGGCGAATCTGGACCGCAAGGGCGTCGGCGAGTGGGTCGACATCCGCGTCGGTGCGGCACTGGAGAGCCTGCCGGTGCTCGAACAAGAAGGCCCGGACCCGTTCGACCTGGTGTTCATCGACGCCGACAAAGTCAACAACGCCAATTACGTGCGCTGGGGGTTGCGGCTGACTCGCCCCGGGTCGGTGATCATCGTCGACAATGTGGTGCGCGGCGGGAAGATCACCAATGGGCATTCCGAGGACGCCGCCGTGCGAGCCAGCCGCGAAGTGCTGGAACTGATGGACAGCGAACCGCGCCTGGACGCCACCGCACTGCAAACCGTCGGCAGCAAGGGCTGGGACGGGTTCGCGTTCGCGCTGGTCACGGCCTGA
- a CDS encoding CHAP domain-containing protein produces the protein MSLQTDLAEIDAIPVRGDFPPGLVSVVRMVKHALRASVMQFASGEPGAQPDLLEQLRKAKLLRNSDIDGVEAKTDILEKYGARKSDFQAIEDELETKKKSVDGSVSETFSTADTTYREVMGKVRRLSEALTNEPGPNKDEKHIPAHAARRLVVLVLNTTDDVHDLVDDAKTRIQEKADAIRAATQGAQPVMANAPSTMGGRNAISMPSSSPAPASYTPSYPTPWTANAASVMPYTGRGPIADAIALAENEVGTREVGRTNYVPGKEYDIKAAWCSSFATWLWEKAGITPSASTYWRGQKDSVARVWAQAGEKGLAGHITSASPGDLIVWGHQNHIGMVVARTGNTITVIEGNAGDAVQKNTYPVDGRFAGVIHPPAESRQMAV, from the coding sequence ATGAGTTTGCAGACCGATCTCGCGGAAATCGACGCCATCCCCGTCCGCGGCGACTTCCCGCCGGGCCTGGTGTCGGTCGTCAGGATGGTCAAGCATGCGCTGCGGGCGAGCGTCATGCAGTTCGCCTCGGGTGAGCCGGGTGCGCAACCGGATCTGCTGGAACAGCTGCGAAAAGCGAAGCTACTGCGCAACTCCGATATCGACGGTGTCGAGGCGAAGACGGACATTCTGGAGAAATACGGTGCGCGCAAAAGCGATTTCCAGGCGATCGAAGACGAACTGGAGACCAAGAAAAAGAGTGTCGACGGCTCGGTCTCGGAAACGTTCAGCACTGCTGACACCACCTACCGTGAGGTGATGGGCAAGGTCCGCCGCCTGAGTGAAGCTCTAACGAACGAGCCGGGACCGAACAAGGACGAGAAGCACATTCCGGCACACGCCGCGCGCCGATTGGTCGTCTTGGTGCTGAACACCACCGATGATGTGCACGACCTGGTCGACGATGCGAAGACCCGGATCCAGGAGAAAGCCGACGCGATTCGCGCCGCGACGCAGGGCGCGCAACCGGTGATGGCCAATGCGCCGAGCACGATGGGCGGGCGGAACGCGATCAGCATGCCGTCGAGTTCGCCTGCGCCGGCGAGCTATACGCCGTCGTATCCGACGCCGTGGACGGCAAACGCGGCGAGCGTCATGCCCTACACCGGCCGGGGACCGATCGCCGACGCGATCGCGCTCGCGGAAAACGAGGTGGGCACCCGAGAAGTGGGCAGGACGAACTATGTCCCGGGAAAGGAATACGACATCAAGGCCGCCTGGTGCTCATCCTTCGCGACGTGGCTCTGGGAGAAGGCGGGCATCACACCGAGTGCGTCGACCTACTGGCGTGGCCAGAAAGACAGTGTGGCAAGGGTCTGGGCTCAGGCTGGGGAGAAAGGGCTTGCCGGCCACATCACCAGCGCGAGCCCAGGCGATCTGATCGTCTGGGGGCACCAGAACCACATCGGTATGGTGGTTGCTCGCACCGGAAACACGATCACGGTCATCGAAGGAAACGCGGGCGACGCGGTACAGAAGAACACTTACCCCGTGGACGGTAGATTCGCCGGCGTCATTCATCCGCCCGCGGAGTCCCGGCAGATGGCGGTATAG